Proteins found in one Gopherus flavomarginatus isolate rGopFla2 chromosome 18, rGopFla2.mat.asm, whole genome shotgun sequence genomic segment:
- the LOC127036920 gene encoding beta-2-glycoprotein 1-like, whose amino-acid sequence MPHGAPFLLLLLLPWDSHCTTGRTCPWPVQIDNAKTRLAQASRGFGALMEVTCQPGFRLSKGEGVALSRCQGDRKWSLLAPCERDLTPASFCSPPPETNSGFHFGASYRAGGEVRYKCKRGYRLEGPETIRCQENQEWSGPAPTCHPVFCPPPGDIAEGYLVAVEKPQYRAGELVYYLCKRSYLLDGTNRVTCQGNGTWSPRPFCRARCVVPAQRSRVLYQGRKLWIQEIPQGQVQHGEIVTFYCRSQNQTQSCSYPAPSRCFDGLLPLPACYDEPTWLQYQLFPKRVVSEIHPC is encoded by the exons ATGCCCCACGGTGCCCCGTTCCTCCTgctgcttctactgccctgggACAGTCACTGCACCACAG GCCGGACCTGCCCGTGGCCCGTGCAGATTGACAACGCCAAGACGCGTTTGGCCCAGGCTTCCCGCGGCTTCGGGGCCCTCATGGAGGTGACCTGCCAGCCAGGCTTCAGGCTGTCCAAAGGGGAGGGAGTGGCACTGAGCCGATGCCaaggggacaggaagtggagtCTGCTGGCACCCTGTGAAC GGGATCTGACCCCCGCGTCCTTCTGCAGCCCCCCGCCAGAGACCAACAGTGGCTTTCACTTCGGCGCCTCCTACAGGGCAGGCGGGGAGGTGCGCTACAAGTGCAAGCGTGG GTACCGGTTGGAGGGCCCAGAGACCATCCGATGCCAGGAGAACCAGGAGTGGTCTGGGCCTGCCCCAACCTGCCACC CCGTGTTCTGCCCGCCCCCCGGGGACATCGCCGAGGGCTACCTAGTGGCGGTGGAGAAGCCTCAGTACCGGGCCGGGGAGCTGGTCTATTACCTCTGCAAGCGCAGCTACCTGCTGGACGGCACCAACCGGGTCACCTGCCAGGGCAACGGCACCTGGTCGCCCCGGCCCTTCTGCAGAG CGCGCTGCGTGGTGCCGGCCCAGCGGAGCCGTGTGCTCTACCAGGGCCGCAAGCTCTGGATCCAGGAGATCCCACAAGGGCAGGTCCAGCACGGGGAGATAGTCACCTTCTACTGCCGGAgccagaaccagacccagagctGCAGCTACCCGGCCCCCTCACGCTGCTTCGACGGCCTGCTGCCCCTGCCGGCCTGCTATGAcg